In Achromobacter xylosoxidans A8, a single window of DNA contains:
- the sodC gene encoding superoxide dismutase family protein codes for MKKISMLVAALALAGASGAALAEDVSMSFLSAEGVGKSAGTISLKDTKGGLQLTPHLKGLPPGEHGFHVHEKGSCEPGMVNNQMAAGGAAGGHFDPKGTKAHKGPMATDGHQGDLPFIVVAADGTATKAVVAPHLKLADVKGRAVMVHVGGDNYSDTPAPLGGGGGRLVCGVVK; via the coding sequence ATGAAGAAAATCTCGATGCTGGTCGCGGCGCTTGCGTTGGCAGGCGCGTCTGGCGCGGCGTTGGCGGAAGACGTGTCGATGTCGTTCCTGAGCGCGGAGGGCGTGGGCAAGAGCGCTGGCACAATCTCACTCAAGGACACCAAGGGCGGGCTGCAGCTTACGCCGCATTTGAAGGGCTTGCCGCCCGGCGAACACGGCTTCCATGTGCATGAGAAGGGCTCGTGCGAGCCTGGCATGGTGAACAACCAGATGGCGGCTGGCGGCGCCGCGGGCGGGCATTTCGATCCCAAGGGCACCAAGGCGCACAAGGGGCCGATGGCGACCGACGGGCATCAGGGCGATCTGCCTTTCATCGTGGTTGCCGCGGATGGCACGGCCACGAAGGCCGTGGTGGCGCCGCATCTGAAGCTGGCCGATGTGAAGGGTCGTGCGGTGATGGTGCACGTGGGCGGCGACAACTACAGCGATACGCCGGCGCCGCTGGGCGGTGGGGGCGGTCGGCTGGTTTGCGGGGTGGTGAAGTAG
- a CDS encoding DUF445 domain-containing protein, which yields MTETPRSAATHSALASEARRAQLRRMKIAALALLVAMVCGFITSHVMGGQGAWAWVRAFCEAATVGALADWFAVVALFRRPMGLPIPHTAIIPSNKDRIGDNLAVFVRDHFLDPDTLMEKLRVFDPAARLSRWLGRPRQARALSEGARNVALQTLDLLDDRAVRGVIQEFVVKNLRRWDAADTAGEVLGLLTRDGRHQELLDAALERLGGYLGDEEVKARASNLLVKFAKKEWPRIIAAVDVVKSVDGIADNLADRLARALVEELRDVLSEPGHPVRRDYEAWVQDYIRRLKDDPALAAQVEALKQRAIDHPKVQEYVQGLWDDIHAALRRDLSSEDSALARHLESALLALGRKLGEDPGLREAINNHVLGGARRLTGRLRSGVTEHISRTVKNWDERHLVDELELSVGRDLQYIRFNGTLVGGLIGVALHAVVLMVRG from the coding sequence ATGACAGAGACGCCCCGTTCCGCCGCCACGCATTCCGCGCTGGCTTCCGAGGCGCGCCGCGCCCAGTTGCGGCGCATGAAGATCGCCGCATTGGCCTTGCTGGTGGCGATGGTCTGCGGCTTCATCACTAGCCACGTGATGGGCGGGCAGGGCGCATGGGCCTGGGTGCGGGCGTTCTGCGAGGCGGCCACGGTGGGCGCGCTGGCCGACTGGTTCGCGGTGGTGGCGCTGTTCCGCCGGCCGATGGGCCTGCCGATTCCGCACACTGCCATCATTCCCAGCAATAAGGACCGCATCGGCGACAACCTGGCGGTGTTCGTGCGCGACCACTTCCTGGATCCGGACACCTTGATGGAGAAGTTGCGGGTGTTCGATCCGGCCGCGCGCCTGAGCCGCTGGCTGGGGCGTCCGCGGCAGGCGCGCGCTTTGAGCGAAGGGGCGCGCAATGTGGCCTTGCAGACGCTGGATCTGCTGGATGACCGGGCGGTGCGGGGGGTGATCCAGGAGTTCGTGGTGAAGAATCTGCGGCGTTGGGATGCGGCGGATACGGCGGGCGAGGTGCTGGGTCTGCTGACGCGAGACGGGCGGCATCAGGAGCTGCTGGACGCGGCGCTGGAGCGGCTGGGCGGCTATCTGGGCGATGAAGAAGTGAAGGCGCGGGCTTCGAATCTGCTGGTGAAGTTCGCCAAGAAGGAGTGGCCGCGCATCATTGCGGCGGTGGACGTGGTCAAGTCGGTGGACGGGATTGCGGACAATCTGGCGGACCGGCTGGCGCGGGCGCTGGTGGAGGAGTTGCGGGACGTGCTGTCCGAGCCGGGGCATCCGGTGCGGCGGGATTATGAGGCCTGGGTGCAGGATTACATCCGGCGGTTGAAGGATGATCCGGCCTTGGCGGCGCAGGTGGAGGCGCTGAAGCAGCGGGCGATCGATCATCCGAAGGTGCAGGAGTATGTGCAGGGACTTTGGGACGATATCCATGCTGCGCTGCGGAGGGATCTGTCGTCCGAGGATTCGGCGCTGGCACGGCATCTGGAGAGCGCTTTGCTCGCTTTGGGGCGCAAGCTGGGGGAGGATCCGGGATTGCGGGAGGCGATCAACAATCACGTGCTGGGCGGGGCGCGGCGCTTGACGGGGCGCTTGCGCAGCGGGGTTACGGAGCATATTTCACGCACGGTGAAGAATTGGGACGAGCGGCATCTGGTGGACGAGCTTGAGCTCAGCGTGGGGCGGGATCTGCAGTACATCCGGTTCAATGGCACCTTGGTGGGCGGATTGATAGGCGTGGCGCTGCATGCGGTGGTGTTAATGGTTCGAGGGTGA
- a CDS encoding LysR family transcriptional regulator — MDTKSLTLLVEILDAGNLSEAARRLKMTRANVSYHLNQLERSVGMQLVRRTTRHVEPTEIGLKLYQHGRSIQDELAAARESVETLGKTPQGKVRLSVPSGYGQFVMTPWLLEFKRTYPDIVLDVLFENSVDDLLRDEVDIAIRIMSEPPQNLVARELGQVRYVACASRAYAAARGLPQHPEELARTPTISAAVIGRPLRLSAYYGGQPRQHVILEPTVISRNYAFLRDATLAGLGVGVVPDYVVHDDIARGDLVAALPQWRLSIFGRGMYMLYMPNRHHPRAISMIIEFILERAQAAHEGRPGLLGAAG; from the coding sequence ATGGACACCAAATCCCTGACATTGCTGGTGGAAATACTGGACGCGGGCAATCTCAGCGAGGCCGCGCGCCGCCTGAAGATGACGCGCGCCAATGTCAGCTACCACCTGAATCAGCTGGAGCGCTCGGTCGGCATGCAGCTAGTGCGCCGCACCACCCGGCATGTGGAGCCCACGGAAATCGGACTGAAGCTGTATCAGCATGGCCGCAGCATCCAGGACGAACTCGCGGCGGCGCGCGAATCCGTCGAGACTCTGGGCAAGACGCCGCAGGGCAAGGTCAGGCTGAGCGTGCCCAGCGGCTACGGGCAGTTCGTGATGACGCCCTGGCTGCTGGAGTTCAAGCGGACCTATCCGGACATCGTGCTGGACGTGCTGTTCGAGAATAGTGTGGACGACCTGCTGCGCGATGAGGTCGACATCGCGATACGCATCATGTCCGAACCGCCGCAGAACCTGGTGGCGCGCGAGCTGGGCCAGGTCCGCTACGTGGCCTGCGCGTCCCGGGCCTATGCCGCCGCCCGCGGCCTGCCGCAGCATCCGGAAGAGCTGGCGCGCACGCCCACCATCAGCGCCGCGGTCATCGGACGGCCCTTGCGGCTTTCCGCCTACTACGGCGGCCAGCCGCGGCAGCACGTGATACTGGAGCCGACCGTGATCTCGCGTAACTACGCTTTCCTGCGCGATGCGACCTTGGCGGGGTTGGGCGTGGGCGTGGTGCCGGACTACGTGGTCCATGACGACATTGCGCGCGGCGATCTGGTGGCCGCGCTGCCGCAATGGCGGCTGAGCATTTTTGGACGCGGCATGTACATGCTGTACATGCCCAACCGGCACCATCCGCGGGCGATCTCGATGATCATCGAATTCATCCTGGAACGGGCCCAGGCCGCCCACGAAGGCAGACCGGGACTGCTGGGCGCGGCGGGTTGA
- a CDS encoding 3-hydroxyacyl-CoA dehydrogenase NAD-binding domain-containing protein codes for MTDSASTGAANTRRYDDILVVTIDHPPVNALSAAVRADLAAAIRDAQADPQVRAILLLGAGKNFIAGADIREFGKPPQPPILPEVCNQIEASAKPVVAALHGAALGGGLEVALAAHYRVALAGARLGLPEVNLGLLPGAGGTQRAPRLMGAQAALDLMLSGKHLTAGSAREAGLVDALSDEADPLDAGLAYTRQLLALGAGPRRTRDAGALEDRVAALAQVDAAAERVARTTRGLYSPAKIVEAVRAAIEQPFEEGLRTERALFLQCLDSPQRAGLVHAFFAERDTAKMPGQEPARPRRLERIGIVGGGTMGAGIAVSALDAGFPVTMVEQDEAALERGRGRVAQVYELLVKKGRIGADERDARMARYTGSTRYEALDDADLIIEAVFEDMAVKQTVFAQLDRVAKPGAVLATNTSYLDVNLIAAATRGPADVLGLHFFSPANIMKLLEVVVGDHTAPDTVATGFELARRLRKIPVRAGVCDGFIGNRILAVHRQAADMMMEDGASPYEIDAAVRAFGYPMGPYQMADLAGGDIGWATRKRRAPTRDPALRYVQIPDRLCERGWFGQKTGRGFYLYPDGARQGEQDPEVLALIDAERARAGVTPHAYTQEDIQRRYLAAMINEAANVLHQGIAQRPSDIDVVFLSGYGFPRYRGGPMHYADSVGLNRVLADIRGYAQEDPAFWKPSPLLVQLAESGRNFATLNPSA; via the coding sequence ATGACAGACAGCGCAAGCACCGGCGCAGCCAACACGCGCCGCTATGACGACATCCTCGTCGTCACCATCGACCATCCCCCCGTCAATGCCCTGAGCGCCGCCGTGCGCGCCGATCTGGCCGCGGCCATCCGCGACGCCCAGGCCGACCCGCAGGTGCGCGCCATCCTGCTCCTGGGCGCGGGCAAGAACTTCATCGCTGGCGCCGACATCCGCGAATTCGGCAAGCCGCCGCAACCGCCCATCCTGCCCGAGGTCTGCAACCAGATCGAGGCCAGCGCCAAACCGGTGGTGGCCGCGCTGCATGGCGCGGCGCTGGGCGGCGGACTGGAAGTGGCGCTGGCTGCGCACTACCGCGTCGCGCTGGCGGGCGCCAGGCTGGGCCTGCCCGAGGTGAACCTGGGCCTCTTGCCCGGCGCCGGCGGCACCCAGCGTGCTCCGCGCCTGATGGGCGCGCAGGCGGCGTTGGACCTGATGCTGAGCGGCAAACACCTGACCGCCGGATCGGCCCGGGAAGCGGGCCTGGTGGACGCGTTGTCCGACGAAGCCGATCCGCTCGACGCGGGCCTGGCCTACACCCGGCAACTGTTGGCGCTGGGCGCCGGCCCGCGTCGCACCCGCGATGCCGGGGCGCTGGAAGACCGCGTCGCCGCGCTGGCCCAGGTCGACGCCGCCGCCGAACGCGTCGCCCGAACCACCCGCGGGCTGTACTCGCCCGCCAAGATCGTCGAGGCCGTGCGCGCCGCCATCGAGCAGCCTTTCGAGGAAGGCCTGCGCACCGAACGCGCCCTGTTCCTGCAATGCCTGGACAGCCCGCAGCGCGCGGGACTGGTGCACGCCTTCTTCGCGGAGCGCGACACGGCCAAGATGCCGGGGCAAGAGCCCGCCCGGCCGCGGCGGTTGGAACGCATCGGCATCGTCGGCGGCGGCACCATGGGCGCGGGCATTGCCGTGTCGGCGCTGGACGCCGGCTTTCCCGTGACCATGGTCGAGCAGGATGAGGCCGCGCTGGAACGCGGCCGCGGTCGCGTCGCGCAGGTCTACGAGCTGCTGGTCAAGAAAGGCCGGATCGGCGCCGACGAGCGCGACGCCCGCATGGCGCGCTACACCGGCTCGACCCGCTACGAGGCGCTGGACGACGCCGACCTCATCATCGAGGCCGTGTTCGAGGACATGGCGGTCAAGCAGACCGTGTTCGCGCAGCTGGACCGCGTCGCCAAGCCCGGCGCGGTGCTGGCCACCAATACCTCGTACCTGGACGTCAACCTCATCGCCGCCGCCACGCGCGGGCCCGCCGACGTGCTGGGCCTGCATTTCTTTTCGCCGGCCAACATCATGAAGCTGCTGGAAGTCGTGGTGGGCGACCACACCGCGCCCGACACCGTGGCTACCGGCTTCGAACTGGCGCGACGACTGCGCAAGATCCCGGTGCGTGCCGGCGTGTGCGATGGCTTCATCGGCAACCGCATCCTGGCCGTGCACCGCCAGGCGGCCGACATGATGATGGAGGACGGCGCCTCGCCCTACGAGATCGACGCCGCCGTGCGCGCCTTCGGCTACCCCATGGGGCCCTACCAGATGGCGGACCTGGCTGGTGGCGACATAGGCTGGGCCACGCGCAAGCGCCGCGCGCCCACGCGCGACCCCGCGCTGCGCTATGTGCAGATTCCCGACCGGCTGTGCGAACGCGGCTGGTTCGGCCAGAAGACGGGCCGCGGCTTTTACCTCTACCCCGACGGCGCGCGCCAGGGCGAACAAGATCCCGAAGTGCTCGCCCTCATCGACGCCGAACGCGCGCGCGCCGGCGTCACGCCGCACGCCTACACGCAAGAAGACATCCAGCGCCGCTACCTGGCCGCCATGATCAACGAAGCGGCCAATGTGCTGCATCAGGGCATCGCCCAGCGTCCTTCCGACATCGACGTGGTGTTCCTGTCCGGCTACGGCTTTCCGC
- a CDS encoding glutathione S-transferase family protein — protein MLKILGKASSINVRKVLWTCAELDLRFEREDWGSGFQPTSDPAFLALNPNAMVPVIRDGDFVLWESNSIIRYLASQYGGQRLYPIEPRLRARVDQWMDWQATDLNRSWSYAFMALARESAAHRDRAAIEASCREWARFMEILNRRLEQAGGYVAGPAFSLADIPVGLSVNRWFRTPFDKPQLPAVAAYYDRLAEREGYRLHGRNGTA, from the coding sequence ATGCTGAAAATCCTGGGTAAGGCGTCATCCATCAACGTGCGCAAGGTCCTATGGACCTGCGCCGAACTGGACCTGCGGTTCGAACGCGAGGATTGGGGTTCCGGTTTCCAGCCCACCAGCGATCCCGCGTTCCTGGCGTTGAATCCGAACGCGATGGTGCCCGTCATCCGGGACGGCGACTTCGTGCTGTGGGAGTCCAACAGCATCATCCGCTACCTGGCCTCGCAATACGGCGGCCAACGCCTGTACCCCATCGAGCCCAGGCTGCGCGCCCGCGTCGACCAATGGATGGACTGGCAGGCGACCGACCTGAACCGCTCCTGGAGCTACGCCTTCATGGCCCTGGCGCGCGAATCAGCCGCCCACCGCGACCGCGCCGCGATCGAGGCATCCTGCCGCGAATGGGCGCGATTCATGGAGATACTGAACCGGCGCCTGGAACAGGCCGGCGGCTACGTCGCCGGCCCCGCGTTCTCGCTGGCCGACATCCCCGTCGGCCTGTCGGTCAACCGCTGGTTCCGCACGCCCTTCGACAAACCGCAACTGCCGGCCGTCGCCGCCTATTACGACCGGCTCGCCGAACGCGAAGGCTACCGGCTGCACGGCCGCAACGGCACCGCCTGA
- a CDS encoding GntP family permease yields the protein MSSSDIQLLLTALASVLVLVALIVSRIRMHPLLALLIVSIGVGFATGMEPVAIVKNLSNGAGKTLGAVGVVIALGAMLGKILADSGTTERLANAILRHTSARMIPWAMTLVAFVIGIPMFFEVGLVVMLPLIFSVARKLESQERFKGSAYVYVGVPVIAALAAMHGMVPPHPGPLTAIATLKTTVGPTMIYGFIAALPAMVFGGPLYGAFIAPRMTTRPDEALLEQFTTARQETAGRGAPSVGLGVLAALLPALLMLVHAGAEMLLPKDSGAMHVAAFLGDPLVAMLLGVLFAAVTLVLMRGGDAEKLRDGLGKSLKPIAGIMLIIAGGGAFQQVLTSAHVGDAIVHLTHQFALPPLVLGWLIAMLLSVSTGSATVGIVGAAGLLAPLAGADPSLNLPLLALAIGCGSLFFNYANHAGFWMVKESFGMTMGEATKTISVVQSIVSVVGLVMVLLFNLLPPLG from the coding sequence ATGTCCTCCTCCGACATCCAATTGCTTCTTACCGCGCTGGCCAGCGTGCTGGTGCTGGTTGCGCTGATCGTCTCGCGCATCCGCATGCATCCGTTGCTGGCGCTGCTCATCGTCTCCATCGGCGTGGGGTTCGCCACCGGCATGGAGCCGGTGGCCATCGTCAAGAATCTGAGCAACGGCGCGGGCAAGACCTTGGGCGCGGTGGGCGTGGTGATCGCGCTGGGCGCGATGCTGGGCAAGATCCTGGCGGATTCGGGCACGACCGAACGCCTGGCCAACGCCATCCTGCGCCATACCTCTGCCCGCATGATTCCCTGGGCCATGACCCTGGTGGCGTTCGTCATCGGCATTCCGATGTTCTTCGAGGTGGGTCTGGTGGTGATGCTGCCGCTGATCTTCAGCGTGGCCCGCAAGCTGGAAAGCCAGGAGCGCTTCAAGGGGTCGGCCTATGTGTACGTGGGCGTGCCGGTGATAGCGGCCCTGGCGGCGATGCACGGCATGGTGCCGCCGCACCCCGGCCCGCTGACGGCCATCGCCACGCTCAAGACCACGGTGGGGCCGACCATGATCTATGGCTTCATCGCGGCGCTGCCGGCCATGGTGTTCGGCGGTCCCTTGTATGGCGCCTTCATTGCGCCACGGATGACGACGCGCCCGGACGAGGCGCTGCTTGAACAGTTCACCACGGCCCGCCAGGAAACCGCCGGCCGCGGCGCGCCCAGCGTGGGCCTGGGTGTGCTGGCGGCCTTGCTGCCCGCCTTGCTGATGCTGGTGCACGCGGGCGCCGAGATGCTGCTGCCCAAGGATTCCGGCGCCATGCATGTGGCGGCTTTCCTGGGCGACCCGCTGGTCGCGATGCTGCTGGGCGTGCTGTTCGCCGCTGTCACCCTGGTGCTGATGCGGGGCGGCGACGCGGAAAAGCTGCGCGATGGCTTGGGCAAGAGCCTCAAGCCGATCGCCGGCATCATGCTGATCATCGCGGGCGGCGGGGCGTTCCAGCAGGTGCTCACCAGCGCCCACGTGGGCGATGCCATCGTGCACCTGACCCATCAGTTCGCGCTGCCGCCGTTGGTGCTGGGCTGGCTGATCGCCATGCTGCTGTCGGTGTCCACGGGTTCGGCAACGGTCGGCATCGTGGGCGCGGCGGGCCTGCTGGCGCCGCTGGCGGGCGCCGATCCCAGCCTGAACCTGCCGCTGCTGGCGCTGGCCATCGGCTGCGGTTCGCTGTTCTTCAATTACGCCAATCACGCGGGCTTCTGGATGGTGAAGGAGTCCTTCGGCATGACCATGGGCGAAGCCACCAAGACAATTTCGGTGGTGCAGTCCATCGTGTCGGTGGTGGGACTGGTCATGGTCCTGCTGTTCAACCTGTTGCCGCCTCTGGGCTGA
- a CDS encoding MFS transporter yields the protein MSALLSAFRRLAASNLAAQFSEQMALAAAPLVAVLALGASAAETGYLQTAQTLPFLLLSLPAGVLADRMSRRALMTAAEYVRAASLLGLLALLATGGLSLGWLAALGFLGAVGTVAYNVAAPALVPRLVAPAELASANRWLELARSAAFSAGPAAGGALVGWMGAPSAYVLATVLSLLAALLLAGLPHDRPGPAPRRRLLEELREGAAFVLTHPLLRPVLVTAVFFNTAWFVLQAVYVAYAIERLGLSAAAVGLTLGVYGGGMVAGALLAPWLAQRLSFGGMIAVGPLAALIASVILLSTLVYPSGAWAAAGFFLFGAGPILWTITTTTLRQAITPNALLGRVSAVILTATFGARPVGALIGAALAARVGVEACLWVSTAGFAVQFVVLYTSPVLRLRSQPEAGAC from the coding sequence ATGTCCGCTCTGCTCTCCGCGTTCCGCCGTCTGGCCGCCTCCAACCTGGCCGCCCAATTCTCCGAACAGATGGCGCTCGCGGCCGCGCCGCTGGTCGCGGTCCTGGCGCTGGGCGCCAGCGCAGCAGAGACGGGTTATCTGCAAACCGCCCAGACCCTGCCCTTCCTGCTGCTGTCCCTGCCCGCCGGCGTATTGGCCGACCGGATGTCGCGACGCGCGCTGATGACCGCCGCCGAGTACGTACGCGCCGCCAGCCTGCTGGGCCTGCTGGCGCTGCTTGCAACGGGGGGACTGAGCCTGGGCTGGCTGGCCGCGCTGGGCTTCCTGGGCGCGGTCGGCACGGTCGCCTACAACGTCGCCGCTCCAGCGCTGGTGCCCAGGCTGGTCGCGCCCGCCGAACTGGCCAGCGCCAACCGCTGGTTGGAGCTCGCTCGCAGCGCCGCCTTCTCCGCAGGGCCGGCCGCCGGCGGCGCACTGGTCGGCTGGATGGGCGCGCCCTCGGCCTATGTCCTGGCCACCGTGCTGTCACTGCTGGCAGCCCTGCTGTTGGCCGGCCTGCCCCACGACAGGCCCGGACCGGCGCCGCGCCGCCGCCTGCTGGAAGAACTGCGCGAAGGCGCGGCCTTTGTCCTCACGCACCCGCTGCTGCGCCCGGTGCTGGTGACCGCCGTCTTCTTCAATACCGCCTGGTTCGTGCTGCAAGCCGTCTACGTCGCCTACGCCATCGAACGGCTGGGCCTGTCTGCGGCGGCCGTCGGCCTCACGCTGGGCGTGTATGGCGGCGGCATGGTGGCCGGCGCCCTGCTGGCGCCGTGGCTGGCCCAGCGGCTGAGCTTCGGCGGCATGATCGCCGTCGGCCCGCTGGCCGCGTTGATCGCAAGCGTCATTCTGCTGTCCACCTTGGTCTATCCGTCCGGCGCCTGGGCTGCGGCGGGCTTCTTCCTGTTCGGTGCGGGTCCCATACTCTGGACCATCACCACCACCACGCTGCGCCAGGCCATCACGCCCAATGCCCTGCTGGGCCGGGTGTCCGCCGTGATCCTGACCGCCACCTTCGGCGCCCGCCCCGTCGGCGCACTGATCGGCGCCGCGCTCGCCGCGCGGGTCGGCGTCGAAGCCTGCCTATGGGTGTCGACCGCCGGCTTCGCCGTGCAATTCGTGGTGCTGTACACCTCGCCCGTGCTGCGCCTGCGCAGCCAGCCCGAGGCCGGCGCCTGCTGA